A portion of the Bactrocera neohumeralis isolate Rockhampton chromosome 2, APGP_CSIRO_Bneo_wtdbg2-racon-allhic-juicebox.fasta_v2, whole genome shotgun sequence genome contains these proteins:
- the LOC126751299 gene encoding uncharacterized protein LOC126751299 has protein sequence MNIDAEKLVFLIEARSPIFNNKIKDHNNKLITEKLWEEIATEMNSEVAACKNKWINLRNSYSRYLREEKNKPSRSSGKQKRKWYLADAMSFLKEFVHQHRDMSSILPVNSTDIEEQTADMSQYDFTDAVSNDKSSPIPTKKSKTSISEMIAGPMIEFLNSRTKQKPKENGNELFFKSLLCDYEKLSSKRQRLFRMYMLNKMNQFQEEEENEYLGTSKSSSVKRLSNKIYESK, from the exons ATGAACATTGACGCGgaaaaattagtgtttttgatcGAGGCAAGGAGcccaatatttaataataaaattaaagatcacaataataaattaataacggAAAAACTATGGGAAGAAATAGCTACCGAAATGAATAGTGAAg TAGCAGcatgcaaaaataaatggatAAATTTACGGAACTCATATTCGCGATATTTGAGGgaagaaaaaaacaaaccaTCTCGATCGAGTGGTAAACAGAAGCGGAAGTGGTACTTGGCTGATGCAATGTcttttttgaaagaatttgtACATCAGCATCGTGATATGAGCAGTATTTTACCTGTAAATAGCACTGACATCGAAGAACAAACTGCCGACATGTCGCAATATGATTTTACAGATGCAGTAAGTAACGACAAAAGCAGTCCAATACCTACGAAGAAGAGTAAGACATCTATATCTGAGATGATAGCAGGACCAATGATTGAGTTCCTAAACTCCAGAACGAAGCAGAAACCAAAAGAAAATggaaatgaattattttttaaaagtttgctGTGTGATTATGAAAAACTCTCCAGCAAAAGACAAAGACTATTCAGAATGTATATGCTAAATAAAATGAATCAATTtcaagaagaagaggaaaatgAATATTTAGGTACCTCAAAGTCATCGTCAGTCAAGAGAttatctaataaaatatatgaatccaaataa